One region of Rubinisphaera margarita genomic DNA includes:
- a CDS encoding 6-pyruvoyl trahydropterin synthase family protein — protein MPQPSFRVRVTKDHLVFSAAHFITFNGNICERLHGHNWRVAVEVTGGLDENRYVFDFIALRDATQNLVNELDHRVLLPESHPMIRVTDHGHEVEATFEERRWIFPREDAVILPVQNTTAEEIAQWMVQRLVDDVIKKHRHELQSVRVDVEENFGQWAQCELQLP, from the coding sequence ATGCCTCAGCCATCCTTCCGCGTTCGGGTGACCAAAGACCATCTGGTTTTCAGTGCCGCTCACTTTATTACGTTCAACGGCAACATCTGCGAACGGCTGCACGGGCATAACTGGCGGGTCGCCGTGGAAGTCACCGGGGGACTGGATGAGAATCGATATGTTTTCGACTTCATCGCTCTCCGGGATGCGACGCAGAATCTCGTGAATGAACTCGATCATCGGGTGCTGTTGCCCGAGTCGCATCCGATGATCCGGGTCACCGATCATGGTCACGAGGTTGAAGCAACATTCGAAGAACGACGGTGGATCTTCCCTCGAGAAGACGCCGTTATTCTGCCGGTGCAGAATACGACCGCTGAAGAGATTGCGCAGTGGATGGTTCAGCGGCTGGTTGATGACGTCATAAAAAAACATCGACACGAACTGCAGAGCGTTCGTGTCGATGTTGAAGAGAACTTCGGCCAGTGGGCTCAGTGTGAATTACAGCTCCCGTAG
- a CDS encoding triphosphoribosyl-dephospho-CoA synthase has product MPHHNIEQITRWIETACLWEVAAPKAGNVHPQASFSDLTHNDFVRSARITAFMLARSHRGVGRAILDTSKAVRLQVGKNTNLGIILLLAPLLTAAQEGPIEASISDVIDRMTVEDSKQVYEAIRTARPGGMGEVANQDVSQEPTAPIREIMQLAADRDLIARQYANSFADVLGFGSERLQQWWTRCPESRETAIIGLHLDWMANYPDSLIERKCGRATAEEVSRKASALLEAGWPEAPESAEAFTEFDTWLRSDGNRLNPGTSADLVAACLFVGLCEDTIR; this is encoded by the coding sequence ATGCCGCACCACAACATTGAGCAAATCACCCGCTGGATTGAGACGGCCTGTCTCTGGGAAGTTGCCGCTCCGAAGGCGGGAAACGTGCATCCACAGGCCAGCTTCAGCGACCTGACGCACAACGACTTCGTTCGCTCCGCCCGGATCACGGCGTTTATGCTGGCCCGCTCTCATCGCGGCGTCGGACGGGCGATTCTCGACACCAGCAAAGCCGTCCGCCTGCAGGTCGGGAAGAACACCAATCTCGGCATCATCCTGCTGCTGGCGCCGTTGCTGACCGCCGCCCAGGAAGGACCCATCGAGGCGAGTATTTCCGATGTGATCGACCGCATGACTGTCGAAGACTCGAAGCAGGTTTACGAGGCGATCCGCACCGCCCGCCCGGGGGGGATGGGCGAGGTGGCTAACCAGGATGTCTCTCAGGAGCCAACCGCACCCATTCGCGAGATCATGCAACTGGCCGCTGACCGCGATCTGATCGCCCGCCAGTACGCGAACAGCTTCGCGGACGTGCTCGGCTTCGGAAGCGAACGCCTTCAACAGTGGTGGACCCGCTGTCCTGAATCACGAGAGACCGCGATCATCGGTCTGCATCTCGACTGGATGGCCAACTATCCCGACTCTCTAATCGAACGAAAATGCGGCCGCGCAACCGCTGAAGAAGTGAGCCGCAAGGCCTCCGCACTCCTGGAAGCCGGCTGGCCGGAGGCACCGGAATCCGCGGAAGCCTTCACGGAATTCGATACCTGGCTTCGCAGCGACGGTAACCGCCTGAACCCCGGGACCTCAGCCGACCTGGTAGCCGCGTGCCTGTTTGTGGGATTGTGCGAAGACACGATTCGCTAA